The following coding sequences lie in one Metallumcola ferriviriculae genomic window:
- a CDS encoding site-specific DNA-methyltransferase, with amino-acid sequence MEFKKLKIDDMIPAGYNPRKKLKPGDSEFEKIKNSITEFGYVDPIIVNRDMTVIGGHQRITVLKELGYTEIDCVVIDIDKTKEKALNVALNKISGEWNKELLADLIKDLQSLDYDVSFTGFDPPEIDQLFNEIHDKEIEEDDFDVDEELAEPAITKKGDVWLLGRHRLVCGDSTDSEIHRVLMNGQKANLVVTDPPYNVNYSAQAGNIKNDNMRGEEFYKFLLKAFTNVAAYMEKDASIYVFHADTEGYNFRKAFKDAGFYLSGVCIWAKQSLVLGRSPYQWKHEPILFGWLKEGKHNWYTDRKQSTIWNFDRPSKNELHPTMKPVALCAYPIQNSSMSNCIVLDPFGGSGSTLIACEQTNRICYTVELDEKYTDVIVKRFIEQAGSDAGVFLERDGKKISYKDVPKPE; translated from the coding sequence ATGGAATTTAAAAAACTAAAAATAGATGATATGATTCCCGCTGGTTACAACCCAAGGAAAAAACTTAAGCCGGGTGACAGCGAGTTTGAAAAGATTAAGAACAGCATAACTGAATTCGGTTATGTTGATCCCATTATAGTTAATAGGGATATGACGGTGATTGGTGGACATCAACGGATTACCGTTTTAAAGGAATTGGGTTATACAGAGATTGATTGTGTGGTAATCGACATTGATAAAACAAAGGAAAAAGCTCTGAATGTGGCCTTAAATAAAATTAGTGGCGAGTGGAATAAAGAGCTGCTGGCTGATCTGATTAAGGATTTGCAGTCTCTGGATTATGACGTTTCCTTCACCGGTTTTGACCCACCGGAAATTGATCAGCTTTTCAATGAGATCCACGATAAAGAGATTGAGGAAGACGACTTTGACGTAGATGAGGAGTTGGCCGAACCGGCGATAACAAAAAAGGGTGATGTGTGGTTGCTTGGAAGGCACCGACTTGTGTGTGGGGATAGTACCGACTCAGAGATTCACCGGGTGCTTATGAATGGGCAGAAAGCCAACCTGGTAGTAACGGACCCGCCATATAATGTGAATTACTCTGCCCAAGCCGGCAATATTAAGAACGATAACATGAGGGGTGAAGAGTTTTACAAATTTTTGCTTAAAGCCTTCACCAACGTAGCTGCTTATATGGAAAAGGATGCATCCATCTATGTTTTCCACGCGGATACCGAAGGCTATAACTTTAGAAAGGCCTTCAAAGATGCAGGCTTTTACTTATCCGGTGTTTGTATCTGGGCCAAGCAGAGTCTTGTTCTTGGCAGGAGCCCGTACCAATGGAAACACGAACCTATTCTTTTCGGATGGCTAAAAGAGGGTAAGCATAACTGGTATACCGACAGAAAACAGAGTACCATCTGGAACTTTGATAGGCCGTCAAAGAATGAACTTCATCCGACTATGAAACCGGTGGCTCTTTGCGCCTATCCAATCCAAAACAGCAGCATGAGCAATTGCATTGTCCTTGACCCTTTCGGTGGTAGCGGCTCTACCCTTATTGCCTGTGAACAAACAAACCGAATTTGTTATACGGTAGAGCTGGATGAAAAATACACCGATGTCATTGTAAAGAGATTTATTGAGCAAGCCGGTTCAGATGCTGGGGTCTTTCTTGAACGAGATGGTAAAAAAATATCTTATAAAGATGTACCAAAACCAGAATAA
- a CDS encoding DUF6329 domain-containing protein has translation MRALFGRKMASLEELMEATRQAKKEGFTGSTYEVTKEITLNDYAFQEFVKDLLEDQPWIEKDDGGSNQNGEIRCIRVTNLDTGERVLVNSEGYDYPRYTAIEE, from the coding sequence ATGAGAGCACTTTTCGGAAGAAAAATGGCAAGCCTTGAAGAACTCATGGAGGCTACCAGACAAGCAAAGAAAGAGGGATTTACTGGATCAACTTATGAGGTAACAAAGGAGATTACACTTAACGATTATGCTTTTCAGGAATTCGTAAAGGACCTGCTTGAAGACCAACCTTGGATTGAGAAAGACGATGGCGGTTCAAATCAAAACGGGGAGATAAGGTGCATCAGGGTGACAAATCTTGATACCGGCGAGCGGGTGCTAGTAAACAGCGAAGGTTATGATTACCCAAGGTATACGGCCATTGAAGAATGA
- a CDS encoding virulence-related protein gives MDRKEMVKKLSEFLGVKHKYLGAPSFAYEVAAGEKIYTIDRQGTITTAGGKITTLEEILQAEQPEETGTPEGNEDKPELIGFDGCEVKLPLEGHTGVTLQNIVNMLASKQHLIMKAFKLTEELLDKTFAEDLSSKEISTIEDFKTALMELGPERCQGLTFDFEQETLTFKLAAENLDADKIAAFQDLIAFINQTAQKLKRSSFKPTQDDNPKYAFRTWLIRLGMNGKEYKTTRKVLLVNLEGSGAFRKVDMKDE, from the coding sequence ATGGATAGAAAAGAAATGGTGAAAAAGCTGAGTGAGTTCCTAGGGGTAAAACATAAGTACTTAGGAGCGCCCAGTTTTGCTTATGAAGTTGCGGCAGGAGAAAAGATCTACACCATTGACAGGCAGGGAACCATTACAACTGCAGGTGGGAAGATTACAACTTTGGAAGAGATTTTGCAGGCAGAGCAGCCCGAAGAAACGGGTACACCAGAAGGTAATGAAGATAAACCAGAACTCATTGGCTTTGACGGTTGTGAAGTCAAACTACCCCTCGAAGGGCACACCGGGGTGACATTACAAAACATCGTGAACATGCTTGCCAGCAAACAACACCTCATCATGAAGGCTTTTAAGTTGACGGAGGAATTGTTGGATAAGACCTTTGCAGAGGATTTAAGCTCGAAGGAAATTAGTACGATAGAAGATTTTAAAACAGCCCTCATGGAACTGGGGCCAGAAAGATGCCAAGGCTTAACTTTTGATTTTGAACAAGAGACCCTTACCTTTAAACTGGCAGCGGAGAACTTGGATGCTGATAAGATAGCTGCTTTTCAAGACCTTATAGCATTTATCAACCAAACTGCCCAAAAGCTAAAACGCTCATCTTTTAAACCAACCCAAGATGACAATCCCAAGTATGCTTTTAGAACTTGGCTAATTCGGTTGGGGATGAACGGTAAGGAGTATAAAACCACTAGGAAGGTGCTGCTTGTTAACCTTGAGGGCAGCGGGGCTTTCAGGAAAGTGGATATGAAAGATGAGTAA
- a CDS encoding phage terminase small subunit P27 family encodes MAQRGRKPKPTAIKELEGNPGKRELNQNEPKPEKKAPRCPTWLEPDAKKEWRRMAKQLEQLGILSEVDMAAFAGYCQAYARWKEAEEFITKHGTIVKTPSGYWQQVPQVSIAQTYLKIMNRFCEQFGLTPSARSRLVTDKSGDADDPMELVLLKGGGKGA; translated from the coding sequence GTGGCCCAACGTGGAAGAAAACCAAAACCCACCGCAATTAAAGAACTAGAAGGTAACCCTGGAAAAAGAGAGCTTAATCAGAATGAACCTAAACCGGAAAAGAAAGCGCCAAGATGCCCAACATGGCTGGAACCAGACGCGAAAAAGGAATGGCGTAGGATGGCCAAGCAACTGGAGCAGCTAGGTATACTTTCAGAAGTTGATATGGCTGCCTTTGCTGGATACTGCCAAGCTTATGCAAGGTGGAAAGAAGCGGAAGAGTTTATCACTAAACATGGAACCATTGTTAAAACGCCCTCCGGGTACTGGCAACAAGTGCCCCAGGTATCCATCGCCCAGACCTACTTGAAGATTATGAACCGATTCTGTGAGCAGTTTGGGTTAACACCTTCTGCCAGAAGCAGACTTGTTACGGATAAGTCCGGTGATGCGGATGATCCGATGGAGCTGGTGCTCTTAAAAGGCGGTGGTAAGGGTGCATGA
- a CDS encoding terminase large subunit, which yields MHDERKAQHAVNFINCLKHTKGQWRGVPFDLLPWQDKIIRDVFGTVKENGYRQYNTAYIEIPKKNGKSEMAAAVALLMTSGDGEWGAEVYGCASDRQQASIVFDVAVDMVDQSPALKKRFKPVMSVKRLVYKPTNSYYQVLSAEAFTKHGLNVHAVVFDELHAQPNRDLYDVMTKGSGDARLQPLFFLITTAGTDRHSICYEVHQKAVDVLEGRKIDPTFYPVIFGIDYEADWSDEKNWYKANPSLGHTIDIEKVRNAYLSAKENPAEENLFRQLRLNQWVKQSTRWMQMEKWDACNERADIDKLQGRECYGGLDLSSTTDITAFVLVFPPRTEEEKFIVLPYFWMPDDNLKVRVRRDHVPYDIWEKQGYIKTTEGNVVHYGFIEAFIEDLGTKYNIKEIAFDRWGAVQMVQNLEGMGFCVVPFGQGYKDMSPPSKELMKLTLERKIAHGGNPVLRWMMDNIFVKTDPAGNIKPDKEKSTERIDGAVALIMALDRAIRNENRESVYDGRGILVL from the coding sequence GTGCATGATGAGAGAAAAGCACAGCATGCCGTCAACTTTATCAACTGCTTAAAACATACAAAAGGCCAATGGCGAGGCGTGCCTTTCGACCTTCTGCCTTGGCAGGATAAAATCATCCGGGATGTGTTTGGTACGGTGAAGGAAAACGGCTACCGGCAATATAACACCGCCTATATTGAAATTCCCAAGAAGAATGGTAAAAGTGAGATGGCAGCTGCGGTTGCATTACTCATGACCTCTGGTGATGGTGAGTGGGGTGCTGAAGTATATGGTTGTGCTTCGGATAGACAACAGGCCTCCATTGTATTTGACGTTGCTGTTGATATGGTGGATCAGTCCCCCGCCCTTAAGAAGAGATTTAAACCGGTGATGTCTGTGAAGCGTCTGGTCTATAAACCGACAAATAGCTATTATCAGGTGTTGTCTGCAGAAGCGTTCACCAAACATGGACTTAACGTTCACGCGGTTGTCTTCGATGAATTACACGCGCAACCGAACCGGGACCTATATGATGTGATGACAAAAGGCTCTGGCGATGCAAGACTTCAACCTTTGTTTTTCCTAATAACCACAGCAGGAACAGATAGGCACTCCATCTGTTATGAGGTGCATCAAAAGGCAGTGGATGTCCTGGAAGGAAGAAAAATTGACCCCACTTTTTACCCAGTGATTTTTGGGATTGACTATGAGGCTGACTGGTCCGATGAGAAAAACTGGTATAAAGCTAATCCATCTCTAGGCCATACCATTGATATAGAAAAAGTTAGAAATGCTTATCTTAGCGCAAAAGAAAATCCTGCGGAAGAAAATCTTTTCAGACAGCTGAGGCTTAATCAGTGGGTGAAGCAATCAACCCGCTGGATGCAAATGGAGAAATGGGATGCCTGTAATGAAAGAGCTGATATCGACAAGCTTCAAGGCAGAGAATGTTATGGCGGCCTTGACCTTTCCAGCACCACAGATATTACGGCGTTTGTGCTGGTTTTTCCACCAAGGACAGAAGAAGAGAAATTCATTGTGCTTCCTTACTTCTGGATGCCGGATGACAACCTGAAAGTAAGAGTCAGGCGGGATCATGTGCCCTATGATATTTGGGAGAAGCAGGGCTACATCAAAACCACTGAAGGAAATGTCGTCCATTACGGCTTTATTGAGGCTTTCATTGAAGACTTGGGGACAAAGTATAACATTAAGGAAATTGCTTTTGATAGATGGGGTGCTGTGCAGATGGTGCAGAACCTTGAAGGGATGGGTTTTTGTGTGGTTCCCTTTGGACAAGGTTATAAGGATATGTCGCCACCTTCGAAAGAACTGATGAAACTGACCCTTGAAAGGAAAATTGCTCATGGGGGTAACCCGGTTCTAAGATGGATGATGGACAATATCTTTGTAAAAACCGACCCGGCTGGTAATATAAAGCCTGACAAAGAAAAAAGCACCGAGCGTATTGACGGTGCTGTAGCTCTTATTATGGCCTTGGATAGGGCTATAAGGAATGAAAATAGAGAAAGTGTTTATGATGGGAGAGGGATTTTGGTGCTATAA
- a CDS encoding type II TA system antitoxin MqsA family protein: METLRSEHKLCLSCMEEHDVSIVEIEEKEIFKGGEVEITSIYEYCSNTDELLETEDMIRANNLAVKDAYRKKMGLLTSSEIKNLREKYGISQKDFSEILDWGGATITRYENHQVQDRAHDDVLRKIDSDPKWLLDMLKRAKDRLSEKAFAKYFHEANEEYNKRKNQYLIDAIYAIYADFEEETVPGSMELRLDKVVEVINYLAQRVSNLHKVKLMKMLWYSDILNFKRHGNAITGLAYSALPMGAVPEGHDQIVKLEGVSFDIVLYDEIAYKFKPTPGFEIKNLSDDEIASIDKIINEFGELTTPQIVKKMHDEEAYKNTPKNCVIHYSFAGSLSIE; the protein is encoded by the coding sequence ATGGAAACTTTAAGAAGCGAGCACAAACTCTGTTTGAGTTGTATGGAAGAACATGATGTAAGTATTGTTGAAATTGAGGAGAAAGAGATTTTTAAGGGCGGCGAGGTAGAAATCACATCCATCTATGAATATTGCTCTAACACGGATGAATTGTTGGAAACAGAGGATATGATTAGAGCAAATAACCTTGCTGTAAAAGATGCTTATAGAAAGAAAATGGGTTTATTAACCTCCAGTGAGATCAAGAATTTAAGAGAAAAGTACGGAATTAGCCAAAAAGACTTTTCTGAAATCCTTGATTGGGGAGGAGCCACAATAACACGATATGAAAACCATCAAGTACAGGATAGAGCTCATGATGATGTTTTAAGAAAAATTGACTCGGACCCCAAATGGTTACTGGATATGCTTAAAAGAGCAAAAGATAGATTATCAGAAAAAGCTTTTGCTAAATATTTTCATGAGGCTAATGAAGAATACAATAAAAGAAAGAACCAATATCTTATAGACGCAATCTATGCAATTTATGCCGACTTTGAAGAAGAAACTGTGCCTGGCTCTATGGAACTAAGGCTTGATAAAGTTGTTGAAGTCATTAATTATCTTGCCCAAAGAGTTAGTAATCTTCACAAGGTGAAACTTATGAAGATGTTGTGGTACTCAGACATATTAAACTTTAAAAGGCATGGAAACGCAATAACAGGTCTTGCGTATAGTGCATTACCTATGGGCGCTGTACCAGAGGGGCATGACCAAATTGTAAAGTTAGAAGGAGTCAGTTTTGATATCGTTTTATATGACGAAATTGCCTATAAATTTAAGCCGACTCCAGGTTTTGAAATTAAGAACCTTTCAGATGATGAGATTGCTTCAATTGATAAGATTATTAATGAATTCGGGGAACTTACCACTCCACAAATTGTAAAAAAGATGCACGACGAAGAGGCGTACAAAAACACACCAAAGAATTGCGTAATTCATTATTCGTTCGCAGGGAGTCTTTCAATTGAGTAA
- a CDS encoding phage portal protein, with translation MKIPFLSTLFQSRASPKNSLWPSTYSFFFGSATSGKAVNERTAMQTTAVYACVRILAETIASLPLHIYKHTDSGKEKAVGHNLYYKLHDEPNPEMTSFVFRETLMSHLLLWGNAYAQIIRDGRGNILSLFPLLPDKMTVNRTSKGELYYQYQTETGTAILRSEEVLHIPGLGFDGLVGYSPIAMAKNAIGMAIATEEYGAKFFANGASPGGVLEHPGVVKDPAKIRESWNTVYQGSANAHRIAVLEEGMKFQSIGIPPEQAQFLETRKFQTEEICRIFRVPPHLVASLDKATFSNIEHQSISFVVHTIRPWLVRIEQSINKALFSKAEKGKYFAAFLVEGLLRGDYTSRMQGYAVGIQNGFLSPNDVRALENMNAIEHGDVYAMNGNMLKLEDVGAYANKNTGGLEGDK, from the coding sequence ATGAAGATACCCTTTTTGTCAACGTTATTCCAGTCAAGAGCCAGCCCGAAAAACAGCTTATGGCCAAGCACCTATAGCTTCTTCTTTGGCAGCGCCACAAGCGGAAAAGCAGTAAATGAAAGAACTGCCATGCAGACCACTGCAGTATATGCCTGTGTTCGGATACTGGCAGAAACCATAGCAAGCCTGCCGCTTCATATATATAAACACACCGATAGCGGCAAGGAAAAAGCGGTGGGTCACAACCTATATTACAAGCTCCACGATGAGCCAAACCCAGAGATGACTTCATTTGTGTTCAGAGAAACACTGATGAGTCATCTTTTATTATGGGGAAATGCCTATGCACAGATTATCAGAGATGGCAGAGGAAATATCTTAAGCCTCTTTCCCCTGCTCCCTGACAAAATGACGGTGAACCGCACTTCTAAAGGCGAGCTTTACTATCAATACCAAACAGAAACCGGCACAGCAATCCTTAGAAGCGAAGAAGTCCTTCATATACCGGGGCTTGGCTTTGACGGTCTGGTGGGATACTCCCCTATCGCTATGGCTAAAAACGCTATCGGGATGGCCATTGCCACAGAGGAATATGGAGCTAAGTTCTTCGCTAACGGGGCCAGCCCCGGCGGAGTTTTAGAACATCCCGGGGTGGTGAAAGACCCGGCAAAAATCAGAGAAAGTTGGAACACAGTTTATCAGGGAAGTGCTAATGCGCACCGCATTGCAGTCCTAGAAGAAGGGATGAAATTTCAAAGCATTGGCATTCCGCCTGAGCAAGCGCAGTTTTTGGAGACGAGGAAATTTCAGACGGAGGAAATCTGCAGAATCTTTAGAGTTCCTCCCCATCTTGTGGCTAGCCTTGACAAGGCGACTTTCAGCAACATCGAACATCAGTCTATTAGCTTTGTAGTGCATACCATAAGACCTTGGTTGGTAAGGATCGAGCAATCCATAAATAAAGCACTGTTTAGCAAAGCGGAAAAAGGTAAATATTTTGCTGCCTTTTTAGTGGAGGGCCTTTTAAGAGGAGACTACACTTCCAGGATGCAAGGCTATGCTGTGGGAATACAAAACGGTTTCTTAAGCCCAAATGACGTAAGAGCTTTGGAGAATATGAATGCAATTGAGCACGGAGATGTTTATGCCATGAATGGAAATATGCTTAAGCTTGAAGATGTTGGTGCATACGCAAATAAGAATACCGGAGGATTGGAGGGAGATAAGTGA
- a CDS encoding head maturation protease, ClpP-related, whose protein sequence is MNKKFWNWVKDEDGRTLYLDGVIAEETWFGDEVTPKQFKAELLDGTGDITIWINSPGGDVFAASQIYNMLMEYKGEVTVKIDGIAASAASVIAMAGGEVLMSPVSMMMIHNPMTIAFGDAGEMEKAKGMLSEVKESIVNAYELKTGLSRAKLSHLMDAESWFNSKKAVELGFCDGVMFAKENDQASPEEGMIYSQMAVVNSFLNKLPQKTKKTGTDITQLDKRLGLLKPKGGNHNE, encoded by the coding sequence GTGAATAAAAAATTTTGGAATTGGGTCAAGGATGAGGACGGAAGAACCCTTTATCTTGACGGAGTCATTGCTGAAGAGACCTGGTTTGGCGATGAGGTAACACCTAAACAGTTTAAAGCAGAACTATTAGATGGTACCGGTGATATTACCATCTGGATTAATTCACCTGGGGGTGACGTCTTCGCAGCAAGTCAAATATACAACATGCTGATGGAATATAAGGGTGAGGTTACAGTGAAGATTGACGGGATTGCAGCTAGTGCCGCGTCGGTTATTGCTATGGCTGGCGGTGAGGTGCTGATGTCCCCTGTTTCCATGATGATGATCCATAACCCCATGACCATCGCCTTTGGAGATGCAGGGGAAATGGAAAAGGCCAAGGGTATGCTCAGTGAGGTGAAGGAAAGCATCGTCAACGCTTATGAACTGAAGACCGGTCTTTCAAGGGCAAAGCTTTCACACCTAATGGATGCTGAAAGCTGGTTTAATTCGAAAAAGGCAGTGGAGCTTGGCTTTTGTGACGGCGTCATGTTCGCAAAAGAAAATGATCAAGCATCACCAGAGGAAGGAATGATTTACAGCCAAATGGCAGTCGTCAATTCATTCTTAAATAAACTGCCGCAAAAGACAAAGAAAACTGGAACAGATATCACACAACTTGATAAGAGGCTTGGCCTCTTAAAACCTAAAGGGGGAAACCATAATGAGTAA
- a CDS encoding phage major capsid protein: MSKILELREKRAKVWEQAKAFLDSKRGEDGLISAEDTANYEKMEAEVVSLGKDIDRLERQQALDLELAKPVNRPITSKPGGTDEHKTGRATDEYKEAFWRALRNKNSFDVQNALQIGTDSEGGYLVPDEFERTLIQALEEENIFRSLAKIITTSSGDRKIPVVASKGTASWVDEEGPIPESDDAFTQVSIGAYKLATMIKVSEELLNDSVFNLQAYIAKEFARRIGAKEEEAFFIGDGTGKPTGIFNATGGAELGVTAASATALTVDEVMDLFYSLKSPYRKRAVFVMNDATIKAIRKLKDGSGQYIWQPSITAGQPDTILNRPVKTSAYVPTIAASAKTIAFGDFGYYWVADRQGRSFQRLNELYAATGQVGFKGSQRVDGKLILAEAIKVLQQKA, encoded by the coding sequence ATGAGTAAAATTTTAGAGCTGCGTGAAAAAAGAGCAAAGGTTTGGGAGCAGGCTAAAGCCTTTCTCGATTCCAAAAGAGGAGAAGATGGTTTAATCTCTGCAGAAGACACGGCCAATTATGAAAAGATGGAAGCAGAAGTGGTAAGTCTCGGTAAGGATATTGACAGATTAGAAAGACAGCAGGCCCTTGATTTAGAGCTTGCAAAGCCAGTTAATCGCCCGATCACTTCAAAACCCGGTGGAACAGATGAACATAAAACCGGGCGAGCAACCGATGAATACAAAGAAGCTTTCTGGAGAGCCCTAAGAAACAAGAATAGCTTTGATGTGCAAAACGCCCTGCAGATTGGAACTGATTCTGAAGGAGGCTATCTGGTTCCAGATGAGTTTGAAAGAACCCTGATCCAAGCTCTTGAAGAAGAGAACATTTTTAGATCCCTAGCCAAGATCATCACCACATCTTCCGGGGATAGAAAAATTCCGGTTGTCGCTTCTAAAGGGACAGCATCCTGGGTGGATGAAGAAGGACCAATTCCAGAATCAGACGATGCATTCACCCAAGTATCCATAGGCGCTTACAAACTTGCCACTATGATTAAGGTGTCAGAAGAACTCCTTAATGATAGTGTTTTTAATTTACAGGCATATATTGCCAAGGAGTTTGCCCGCCGTATTGGCGCTAAGGAAGAAGAAGCCTTCTTTATTGGCGATGGAACTGGAAAGCCGACCGGTATTTTCAATGCTACCGGCGGTGCAGAACTTGGCGTGACTGCAGCTTCTGCCACAGCCCTTACAGTGGATGAAGTGATGGATCTGTTCTATAGCCTCAAATCGCCCTACCGCAAAAGAGCTGTCTTTGTAATGAACGATGCAACGATTAAGGCCATCAGAAAGCTAAAAGACGGTAGCGGCCAGTACATTTGGCAGCCTTCAATTACAGCGGGTCAGCCGGACACCATCCTGAACCGCCCGGTGAAAACTTCTGCTTATGTGCCGACGATTGCAGCATCGGCTAAAACAATAGCCTTTGGTGACTTTGGCTACTACTGGGTGGCAGATAGACAAGGCAGGTCCTTCCAAAGACTAAATGAACTTTATGCCGCAACAGGTCAGGTTGGATTTAAGGGCAGTCAGCGAGTGGATGGAAAGCTAATCTTAGCTGAAGCCATTAAAGTGCTGCAGCAGAAAGCGTAG
- a CDS encoding Head fiber protein — translation MSNVKNYTEQGGEKTVIGGTLEVATGGKLAFNGIELKPAALQADSVAATVADLVTDFNALLAKLKAAGLMASE, via the coding sequence ATGAGTAATGTTAAAAACTATACCGAGCAGGGCGGAGAGAAAACGGTTATCGGTGGAACCCTTGAAGTGGCCACTGGCGGGAAACTAGCCTTTAATGGCATAGAGCTAAAGCCTGCAGCACTGCAAGCGGACAGTGTAGCAGCAACAGTAGCGGACTTAGTTACTGATTTTAATGCTCTGCTTGCAAAGCTAAAAGCGGCAGGACTGATGGCTTCAGAGTAA
- a CDS encoding head-tail connector protein produces MVTLEDTKAWLRVDSADEDALIESFIATAEDIVEGILRFPLSDYAGVVPEPVKHAIYFAVSKLYEERNELNTTELTDVLRTLLFAYREVEW; encoded by the coding sequence GTGGTTACACTTGAGGACACAAAAGCTTGGTTAAGAGTAGACTCAGCCGATGAGGATGCGCTCATCGAAAGCTTCATTGCTACAGCGGAGGATATCGTAGAAGGTATCCTCCGTTTTCCATTAAGCGACTATGCCGGTGTGGTGCCTGAACCAGTTAAACACGCCATCTATTTTGCAGTTTCCAAGCTATATGAGGAACGAAACGAGTTGAACACAACAGAGCTGACAGATGTTTTAAGAACACTACTATTTGCCTACAGGGAGGTGGAATGGTGA
- a CDS encoding phage head closure protein has protein sequence MRIGKLRHRVTIQEYVASRDSFGAENPEWIDLKTVWANVSPVSGKEYFASQQLSAEITTKIMMRYRPGITPKMRVIFDDRIFEIISVINLESQNIELNLMCKEEVQGG, from the coding sequence ATGAGGATTGGCAAACTGAGGCACCGGGTCACCATTCAAGAATATGTCGCTTCAAGGGATAGCTTTGGCGCTGAGAATCCGGAATGGATTGATCTCAAAACGGTATGGGCAAATGTCTCACCTGTTTCGGGTAAGGAATATTTTGCTTCCCAGCAGCTAAGCGCAGAGATAACTACAAAAATTATGATGCGTTACCGGCCAGGGATCACGCCGAAAATGCGTGTGATTTTTGATGACAGGATATTTGAAATCATATCGGTCATTAATCTTGAGAGTCAAAATATCGAGCTTAACCTCATGTGCAAGGAGGAGGTTCAAGGTGGCTAA
- a CDS encoding HK97-gp10 family putative phage morphogenesis protein, with translation MAKRARVRKLKTHIEGMDEVIKQMEEMGDAATEVLDKASKAGADIVLFEAKQRVPVDTGRLKESLILKKSKLKKAHIKSQYYVTKKGRVKYFAPVELGTSKMKAQPFLRPAVDKNMRKVARTINEEILQAIGRIK, from the coding sequence GTGGCTAAAAGAGCCAGGGTAAGAAAGCTCAAGACGCATATCGAGGGTATGGACGAGGTCATAAAGCAGATGGAAGAAATGGGTGATGCGGCTACTGAAGTATTGGATAAAGCGTCTAAAGCCGGTGCGGATATTGTGCTTTTTGAAGCCAAGCAGAGGGTTCCGGTGGATACTGGCAGGCTTAAAGAGAGTCTGATACTGAAAAAGAGTAAACTCAAAAAAGCGCACATTAAAAGCCAGTACTATGTGACAAAGAAAGGCAGAGTAAAGTATTTTGCTCCGGTGGAGCTAGGAACCTCCAAGATGAAAGCGCAGCCTTTTTTAAGACCGGCTGTTGACAAAAACATGAGAAAAGTAGCCAGAACAATTAACGAGGAAATCTTACAGGCG